GGCATGAGAGCACCCGGATGGGGTACTCCCACTGCATACCCGCGAAGGGCATATGTCCGGTTCCCGAGGGTCCGGCCCGCTGCTCGCCGAGGTGCGCGGCGGGGACGCGTTATGCACAATGGAGCGATCATGCCGAGCGAGGTTCGACACCTGGTGGACCGCGACCAGAGCTTTCCCCTGGTCCGGCTGACCGGAGTGCTCGACACGGAAACCGCCGCCCCGGTCCGCGCCACGCTTCTCGACGTGCTGGCCGGCCAGCCGGAGGCGGTGGTGGTCGACGTCGCCGGCCTGCGGGTGAGGCAGGGCGACGCGCTCTCGGTGCTGCGTGAGGTGCTCGACGAGACCCGGGACTGGCCGGCAGCGCGGCTCGCGCTCTGCTGCATCGGCGACGCCGACGGCAACGGCGCGGCCTGGACGGCCACCGGCTGGCCGATCTGGGCGGACCAGGCCAGCGCGTTCGCCGCGCTGGGCCCGGCCGACTCGGGACGCCGGGTCAGCCTGGAGCTGGAGCCGTTCGTCGGCGCGGCCCGCCGGGCCCGGGAGCTGATCACCGAGACCTGCCTGCGCTGGGAGCTGGCCGAGGTGGCCGGGGACGCCTGCATCGTGGCCACCGAGATGGTCAACAACGTGGTGGCACACGCGCACACCGCGATGCGGCTGCTGCTGGCCCGGCACGGCGACACGGTGAGCGTGGCGGTGCGGGACGGCTCGCCGGTGCTGCCCGACTTCACCGGCCCGGTGGCGCCGACCGCGTACGGCGGCCGCGGCCTGCTGCTGATCGACGCGGTGTCGGAACGCTGGGGCCGGTTGGCGCTGACCGGCGGCAAGGTCGTCTGGGCCCGGCTGAAGCCGTGACCGATCACGTATGACCGGCCCGGCACGGGGGTACATGGCGGGCATGCGAGACAACGACTACCCCACCGAGGTGACCGACCCGGAGTCCGCCGGGCTGCCGGACACCGCCGATGACGACTCCACCGCGTACGACGAGGTGGACAGCGGCCGCTGGGCCGACGGCCCGGACCCGGCCGCGCTGGCCGGGACCGGTCCGGGCGGGTCGAACCGGTTCGGCGACACCGCGGAGGAAGCGCGCCAGGGCGAAGGGCTCGACCGGCGACTGCGCCAGGAGGAACCGGATTTCGGCGCCGAGAACCCGAACCCGCCGCGCCGCGACCCGTTCGACGAGACGGTCGACGACTCCGAGCGGGAGCGGTTCGACCGGGACGTGTGGGGCGACGGCCCGACCTCCGACCCGGACTCACCGGTCTCGCTCTACGACGACGGCCAGCTCGACGAGGACAGCCCGGGCCGGGTCGGCCGGCTGGTCGCGCCGGACGGCGGGTCGGGCCTCGACGACGAGGCGGAGAGCGTGGCCTGGGACGCCGGCGCGGCCGGTGGCGGCGCGAGCGCCGAGGAGCTCGCCATGCACGAGACCCGCGCTCCGGACTACGAGTGACGGTAAGGGATCAATAACGAGTCCGCAGCGCCCTTGCCCGGACCACCCCTCCCTGTGCAGAGTCGGTGCGCAGAACGCGAGGTGGGGGTGTGGGGATGGGGCACGGCGCACGATGGGTGCGGTCGTTGCTGGCGGCCGCGGTCGCGGCCGCCGGGCTGACCATGTCCGGCGTCGCGCACGCCGAGACGGTCAGCAAGACCGTCTTCAACGACGACTTCGGCGGCGAGCGCGGCACCGGGGTGAACACCACCGCGTGGGCCGGTGACACCGGCGGCCCGTGGCTGGACGGGGACGGGCACCTGGTCCTCGACTCCTGGCTGTACACCGCGACCACGTTCACCCAGGCCACCGGGCACGCCTCGGCGCGGGTCCGGGCCGGCCGGGCGAACGGCGCCTGGGCCACCTTCGGCATCCTCGGCGACCAGGGGCAGTACGTCAGCGGCTCGGTCGAGACGCTGGGCGACGACGGCGTGGACGACTACGACTTCCACACCTATGCGATCGACTGGACGCGTACCTCGTTCGTCTGGTCGGTGGACGGCCGGCAGGTGCTGCGGCTGACCCCGGACACGGCCGGTCAGCCGTTCCGGCTCGCGCTGAACCTGGGCGGCGGCGGGCGCTACTCGAGCGGGATCCTCATCGACTCGGTGAACGTCACGGCCAAGGTCATCGTGGCCAAGCCGTGGAAGAGGTACACCACGTATCAGGTCGGCGATCACGTCACCTATCGCGGCGCCACGTATCAAGTGAAGGCGATGCACACGGCCCTGCCGGGCTGGCAGCCGGGCCTGGTGCCGGCCCTGTTCGAGAAACTCTGACGAAATCTCCGCGCAATCTCTGTTATCCGGTGGTTCCGGAACCCGTCTCCATTGACCGAGAACAGTCTGTCTTTAAAGACTGTTTGGAGTAACGGCATCCTCTCCCCCCGGAGGTCTCCCCCATGCGCAAGTCCAGATTTCTCCTGGCGGCGGCCGTCGTCGTCCTGACCCTGGGCGCCGGTCTCACCGTCGCCTCCCGCAGTGACCAGGCGGAAGCGGCCGTCGTCTGGAACGAGGACTTCAACGGCGCGGCCGGCACCGGCGTCGACACCTCCCGGTGGAACTTCGACACCGGCGGCAGCGGCTTCGGCAACCAGGAGTTGCAGTACTACACCAGCGGCACCAGCAACATCGCCATGGACGGCCAGGGACACCTGGTCATCACGGCACGCAAGGGCAGCGGCGGACACAACGACTGCTGGAACGGCACCTGCCAGTTCACCTCCGGCCGGATCCAGACCGCCGGCAAGTTCACCCAGCAGTACGGGCACATCGAGGCCCGGATCCAGGTGCCCAACGGCTCCGGCCTCTGGCCGGCGTTCTGGATGCTCGGCGGCGGCAACTGGCCGACCGACGGCGAGATCGACATCATGGAGGTCGTCGGCCGGGACCCCAACCGGCTGTTCGGCACCCTGCACGGCCCGGGCTACTCGGGCGGCAGCTCGTACGGCGGCCAGCTGGTCGCCGGCTCGCCGTGGTACCAGGCCTTCCACAACTACGCGGTGGACTGGTCGCCGAACCTGATCGTCTGGACCGTGGACGGCCAGGAGTACTTCCGGGCCACGCCGGACTCGCTGCGCGCCGCCAAGGGCAACGTGAACTGGGTCTACGAGCACCCGTTCTTCATCATCCTCAACCTGGCGGTCGGCGGTAACTTCGGCCAGGGCAACCCGGCGAGCCTGCCGGCCGAGAGCAAGATGCTGATCGACTACGTGCACGTCAGCACCTCGACGACCAGCACCACGCCGCCGTCCACCGGCAACGCGCTGAAGAGCAACCTGAACAGCCGCTGCATCGACATCCCGGGCGGCAACGCGGTCGACGGCGCCCGGCTCCAGATGTGGGACTGCAACGGCAGCGGCGCCCAGAAGTGGACCTTCAACAGCGACGGCACCCTGCGGGCGCTCGGCAAGTGCATGGACCCGGCCGGCGGCGCGCTGGCCAACGGCACCCCGATCCAGCTGGTCACCTGCAACGGCAACCCGGTGCAGCGGTTCACCCTGTCCGGCGCCGGCGACCTGGTCAACGTCTCGGCGAACCGGTGCGTCGACATCAAGGACAACAACGCGGCCAACGGCGCCCAGCTCCAGCTCTGGGACTGCGCCGGCACGGCCAACCAGAAATGGACCAAGAGCTGAGGGCGTACCGAAAACTGGTCTTCAGCGTTTGATCGTGTATTTGTCGCCGTAGACGTGCCAGGTCAGCGGCGCCACCAGGTCGAGATTGCTGCCGCGCAGGAACACCCGCTGCGCGGTGTCGACCCGGGTGGTGTCGCTGTGGGCCGCCTCGCGCCGCATCTCGGCGTCCCGGGCGTCCAGGAAGGCGCCCAGGTACGCGATCTCGTCCCCACCCTGGGACGGCGTCTTCCGGGCCCGGACCGCCCGTTCGCGGACGGCCCGCAGCCCGGAGACGCCGTGCATGACCGCCGCGTCGTAGTACGCGAACTGCCCCAGCGCCCGCAGCCCGTCCGCCTGCGCGAGCCGGACCGCCGGCGTGAAGTACATCCGGTCCCGGGCGTCCTGCTGCGCCTGCTGGAAGACGGGGTCCTTGGCGGCCGCCCGCCAGGCCGGC
Above is a genomic segment from Actinoplanes ianthinogenes containing:
- a CDS encoding ATP-binding protein, whose amino-acid sequence is MPSEVRHLVDRDQSFPLVRLTGVLDTETAAPVRATLLDVLAGQPEAVVVDVAGLRVRQGDALSVLREVLDETRDWPAARLALCCIGDADGNGAAWTATGWPIWADQASAFAALGPADSGRRVSLELEPFVGAARRARELITETCLRWELAEVAGDACIVATEMVNNVVAHAHTAMRLLLARHGDTVSVAVRDGSPVLPDFTGPVAPTAYGGRGLLLIDAVSERWGRLALTGGKVVWARLKP
- a CDS encoding DUF5709 domain-containing protein encodes the protein MRDNDYPTEVTDPESAGLPDTADDDSTAYDEVDSGRWADGPDPAALAGTGPGGSNRFGDTAEEARQGEGLDRRLRQEEPDFGAENPNPPRRDPFDETVDDSERERFDRDVWGDGPTSDPDSPVSLYDDGQLDEDSPGRVGRLVAPDGGSGLDDEAESVAWDAGAAGGGASAEELAMHETRAPDYE
- a CDS encoding carbohydrate-binding protein, yielding MGHGARWVRSLLAAAVAAAGLTMSGVAHAETVSKTVFNDDFGGERGTGVNTTAWAGDTGGPWLDGDGHLVLDSWLYTATTFTQATGHASARVRAGRANGAWATFGILGDQGQYVSGSVETLGDDGVDDYDFHTYAIDWTRTSFVWSVDGRQVLRLTPDTAGQPFRLALNLGGGGRYSSGILIDSVNVTAKVIVAKPWKRYTTYQVGDHVTYRGATYQVKAMHTALPGWQPGLVPALFEKL
- a CDS encoding glycoside hydrolase family 16 protein; this translates as MRKSRFLLAAAVVVLTLGAGLTVASRSDQAEAAVVWNEDFNGAAGTGVDTSRWNFDTGGSGFGNQELQYYTSGTSNIAMDGQGHLVITARKGSGGHNDCWNGTCQFTSGRIQTAGKFTQQYGHIEARIQVPNGSGLWPAFWMLGGGNWPTDGEIDIMEVVGRDPNRLFGTLHGPGYSGGSSYGGQLVAGSPWYQAFHNYAVDWSPNLIVWTVDGQEYFRATPDSLRAAKGNVNWVYEHPFFIILNLAVGGNFGQGNPASLPAESKMLIDYVHVSTSTTSTTPPSTGNALKSNLNSRCIDIPGGNAVDGARLQMWDCNGSGAQKWTFNSDGTLRALGKCMDPAGGALANGTPIQLVTCNGNPVQRFTLSGAGDLVNVSANRCVDIKDNNAANGAQLQLWDCAGTANQKWTKS